GCCTCCGGACGGGTCAGGGTTGCAGGGGGCATAGGCTGTGGGCTGCGGGCGGTGGGGACGGCACCACACCCCACGACCCACAGCCCACATCCTGCTTCAGGCGTCCTCACCCGAGGATTTCCTGCTCCTTCTTCTGGAAGGTACTCTCGACCTTCGCGATGAACTCGTCGGTGATCTTCTGCACGTCGGCCTCGCCGCGCTTGATCTCGTCGTCACCGATGCCCTCGACCTTCTTGACCTCGTCCAGACCGTGCTTGCGGATGTTGCGGATGGCGATCCGGGCGTCCTCGGCATAGTTCTTGGCGTTCTTGACGAGGTCACGGCGGCGCTCCTCGGTCAGCATGGGCAGGCTGATGAAGATCGTGTCGCCCTTGTTGTTCGGGTTCAGGCCCAGG
The DNA window shown above is from Deinococcus sp. LM3 and carries:
- the frr gene encoding ribosome recycling factor, whose amino-acid sequence is MADMKAIQADTREKMGKAIESLENNLSVLRTGRANPGILKKIVVDYYGSSVPIDQVASISTPDARTLVITPWDRGALNPIEKAIRDSDLGLNPNNKGDTIFISLPMLTEERRRDLVKNAKNYAEDARIAIRNIRKHGLDEVKKVEGIGDDEIKRGEADVQKITDEFIAKVESTFQKKEQEILG